Within the Erigeron canadensis isolate Cc75 chromosome 6, C_canadensis_v1, whole genome shotgun sequence genome, the region GGGTATTAATAGTAAATGTAGTTTTTATTTACTTGCAGAAACACACAATATTGACAACATGTCGGCTGATACTCTTCTTATGCACGATTGTTTCAGGGCATTCTTATCAACGGGCAGTTTCCAGCCCCGACCATTGACTGTGTCACTAACGACAATGTAATTGTTAATGTCATTAATAAGCTGGATGAGCCTTTTCTTATCACATGGTGAGTGTGTTTTTCCTGACTTGGACACATTTGATATCTAGTGTCTTCATGTTaggttaattatttgttttttacgCGCATCTTTATAATGCTATTATTATGATTGTAAAACAGGAATGGTGTCAAACAGAGAAAGAACTCATGGCAAGATGGAGTCCTGGGGACAAACTGTCCAATTCCACCAAATTCAAACTGGACATACCAGATGCAAATGAAAGATCAAATCGGATCCTACTCTTACTTCCCTTCAACTAAAATGCATAGAGCTGCTGGTGGGTTTGGAGCAATTAATATCCGAGCCAGGGCCGTGATCTTTGTTCCATATCTCAAACCAGTTGAGGAGTTCACTGTACTCATCAGTGACTGGTGGAAATCTGATCACAAGGTTCGTAGTTTACAATTGTTATTCGGCCGTAGGATCTTTTTGGTACTTAGTTGCATGACCAAAAAATATACTGCAGACAAACAGTTTAATGTGGTTCTTTTGTAGGTGCTAGCACAAACACTCGACGCTGGGACACCTTTTCCTATGGCGGAACGTCTCCTCATCAATGGCCGTGTTTCTTCAACCTCTTTTACTACTCTAGGAGGTATGTTGTTACATATTGTCAAAAGGTCTTATCGGTTCTTTCTAATAAGGAGCGAGTATGTAGTAAAGCTTAACCAACTCTGCTTGTTTGTTCTGATTCAGGTGAACTGTACATGTTTAGGGTGTCAAATGTGGCCTTGACTTGTTCAATTAACTTTAGAATCCAAAGCCATACACTTGTACTAGTTGAGACCGAAGGATCACATACCTTGGGAGAATCATATGAATCGTTTGACCTTCATGTTGGTCAATCCGCTTCTTTCTTGGTCAAAATGCATGCTCCTGTAAAAGACTATTTCATCGTTGCTTCAACTCGTTTCACCAAATCCATTCTTACTTCTACTGGAATTCTTCATTATAGCGGCTCTCAAACAAAAGCTTCGTTGCCACTTCCAACTGCTCCCACTTATCATATTCATTGGTCAATGAAGCAGGCAAGAACAATCAGGTATATACAACTTATTATCAATTCCCATTTTCACCATCATTGATAACCAAACATTAACTTTTCCTTTTACTTTTTAGATGGAATTTGACAGCAAATGCAGCTAGGCCTAACCCTCAAGGTTCATATCACTATGGAACAATCCCAGTAACGAGAACAGTTGTCCTGGCTAATTCAGAAGTAAATATCAACGGCAAGCTTAGGTACGCTGTGAATCAAGTGTCTTATGTTAACCCAACAACTCCCCTGAAGATTGCAGACTTTTACAACATACCTGGAGTCTTCAACGATAACTCAATCAAAGATACACCACCTTCATTTGCTCCAATTCATGGTGTATCTGTTCTTACTTACAATCTTCACGACTATGCTGAAATTGTCTTCCAAAACAATGAAAACACCATTCAATCATGGCATCTTGATGGCTCAGATTTTTGGACTGTTGGGTAAGCCTCATTTTAGTCCTTTCAtgtctttcaaaaaattatataatatggCATGGCCTCTAGAACCATAAGTCCATATTGATTGTTAATTATTTGCAAATGCAGCTTCGGATCGGGGGTTTGGAACTCCACACTTAGAAAAAGATTCTACAATCTGAATGATGCTACGACAAGACACACCGTTCAGGTAACATGGCCATTGTACTTTAAAGTTCCAACTTTTCTACATGAGTACATGACTATAGTTGTTTACTGATTATTAACAATCTTGAACTACTTATTTGTGATTTCTTAACAGGTGTACCCAAAATCATGGAGTGCAATATTAGTTTCTTTGGACAACAAAGGTATCTGGAATCTAAGGTCTGCAATCTGGCCTAGGCGATACTTAGGACAGGAGTTGTACCTTCGAGTTTGGAACAATGAACCAAGTTTTCGCACTGAATATGCCATCCCAGAAAATGCATTAAGATGTGGCCTGGCACCATTGAAGTAGAAAATTCTTGAAATACTTATGAATGTTAGCTTTGTTTTTAGATCTTGTATCTTTCAATTCTTGATCAGTTACAATGGTGTAACTGTGTTAGACAAGTGGAAAGAACAGGCCTGATTAGCAGAAAGATTCTTCTTTCTAACATAAAAGTGATTCTTCTTGAGTTTACATTGTCGTTTCAATGTTTAATCTTATCACAATAAAACCTCCCCAAAAGAAATTACAATGAATGCATTCTAAAGTATTTAGAACACTTGGGAACTTTGAAAGAGGAAAAGTAGTAAATGCCAAGACTAATTAAAACCCAAATGGAGGCTGCCCAATTGCACCATTTGGTGGAAAGACCCATTTGTCTATGAACCGAGTCTAGGAAATTTCCAAGCAAGTCAAAAGCCTTTTCGAAATCAACTTTAAAGAGAAAAGTttggatttattatttttgccCAAGCTATGACCTTATTAACAATCAGAGGCCGGCCCGTCAATGATTTGCCTTTTCACTAATGTAAACTGTTTGAACATTGCTAACCACCAATGACAAGTGACTTTTTAACCAATCACCTATCCATTGCACTCTCAATTGGTGAACCATTGCAATGCTTCATCGTTAACTTGCATGTTACACCCTCCTGACAATCTCTTCAAGTGGAAGATTAACAATATATGGTAAAAGAATTCTTGACAATTGGCTCGATACAAAGGGGCCTTTAAACattcatttacttttttttttgaaaggtgaatttcgttgaaaacttcgtgtcgcgattcgacagcgagaggtctagcatacgttgtcttaaccggattcgcgctagagagctccttCCAAGTAGAAATGCCTTtttcaaatacccgataggggaaaaccccctactaaccCGCCTGAAGGCACGACGAAGGGTAAACCCTATCTTCTCAGACTTGAACTTGGGTATCCCCAAGTCAATCtctcataaagggacttaattTCTATGTTCTCTCCAAtgcttgaacacaagacctcatgAAAAGGGGGGGTGatatttcaaccattgagctaaagctcAAAGACATTCATTTACCTAATTTGAAGACTGATAAGTTATGGTAAATATTATTTGGAAAATGTTatttggaaaa harbors:
- the LOC122605746 gene encoding L-ascorbate oxidase homolog, with amino-acid sequence MNQAVFLSFYLGFLAWLCVFCVKAEDPYRFFTFEVTYGQIAPLGVPQRGILINGQFPAPTIDCVTNDNVIVNVINKLDEPFLITWNGVKQRKNSWQDGVLGTNCPIPPNSNWTYQMQMKDQIGSYSYFPSTKMHRAAGGFGAINIRARAVIFVPYLKPVEEFTVLISDWWKSDHKVLAQTLDAGTPFPMAERLLINGRVSSTSFTTLGGELYMFRVSNVALTCSINFRIQSHTLVLVETEGSHTLGESYESFDLHVGQSASFLVKMHAPVKDYFIVASTRFTKSILTSTGILHYSGSQTKASLPLPTAPTYHIHWSMKQARTIRWNLTANAARPNPQGSYHYGTIPVTRTVVLANSEVNINGKLRYAVNQVSYVNPTTPLKIADFYNIPGVFNDNSIKDTPPSFAPIHGVSVLTYNLHDYAEIVFQNNENTIQSWHLDGSDFWTVGFGSGVWNSTLRKRFYNLNDATTRHTVQVYPKSWSAILVSLDNKGIWNLRSAIWPRRYLGQELYLRVWNNEPSFRTEYAIPENALRCGLAPLK